A genome region from Cucumis sativus cultivar 9930 chromosome 4, Cucumber_9930_V3, whole genome shotgun sequence includes the following:
- the LOC116403332 gene encoding uncharacterized protein LOC116403332, with protein MEGVTMLATKAVVKELLVKFNPDVVILQKSKVSTVNRHLVKSVWSSWFVGWATLEAYGSSGGILILWKEDSITVVDSIQGQFSISIHWKFNAGFSGWITGVYGPSSYRLRDQFWWELSSLYGLCNENWCVGGDFNVVRWLNEKSSDACPTRSMIRFTSLIEELDMVDIPFRNGRFSWPPFRD; from the coding sequence ATGGAAGGGGTCACAATGCTCGCTACAAAAGCGGTTGTGAAAGAGTTGCTTGTGAAATTCAATCCAGATGTGGTTATTCTCCAGAAGTCTAAAGTTAGTACTGTCAATCGACATTTGGTGAAGTCAGTTTGGAGTAGTTGGTTTGTTGGCTGGGCAACTTTAGAGGCTTATGGTTCTTCGGGTGGTATTCTTATTTTGTGGAAAGAGGACTCGATCACAGTGGTTGACTCAATTCAAGGTCAGTTCTCTATTTCTATTCACTGGAAGTTTAATGCTGGCTTCTCTGGTTGGATCACAGGTGTGTACGGTCCTTCCTCTTATAGACTTAGAGACCAATTTTGGTGGGAGCTTTCTAGTTTATATGGCTTGTGCAACGAAAATTGGTGTGTTGGGGGTGACTTCAATGTAGTTAGATGGTTAAATGAGAAGAGCTCTGACGCTTGCCCTACTAGAAGTATGATTCGCTTTACTAGCTTGATTGAGGAATTGGATATGGTGGATATCCCCTTTCGAAATGGTAGGTTCTCTTGGCCCCCATTCAGGGATTAG
- the LOC101214382 gene encoding mitochondrial inner membrane protease subunit 1 isoform X2: protein MLPITIFVLPLSSVYGPSMLPTLNLTGDVLLAEHVSHRVGRVGPGDVVLVRSPRNPRKMLTKRIVGVEGDKVNFYPDPANSNQYQSAVVPKGHVWIQGDNVYASRDSRHFGPVPYGLIEGKAFLRVWPPDCFGRLDQ from the exons ATGTTACCAATAACTATATTTGTTCTCCCACTCTCGTCT GTGTACGGCCCCAGTATGCTCCCAACCTTGAATCTGACCGGCGATGTTCTTTTGGCTGAGCACGTGTCGCACCGAGTGGGCAGGGTTGGCCCCGGCGACGTTGTGCTGGTTCGCTCCCCTCGGAACCCGAGGAAGATGTTGACGAAGCGCATTGTGGGTGTCGAGGGTGATAAGGTCAATTTCTATCCGGACCCTGCCAATTCCAACCAGTATCAGTCGGCTGTG GTTCCAAAAGGGCATGTGTGGATTCAAGGAGATAATGTATATGCTTCTCGTGATTCGCGGCATTTCGGGCCTGTACCTTACGGTCTGATTGAAGGGAAAGCGTTTTTGAGA GTCTGGCCACCAGATTGTTTTGGACGATTGGATCAATGA
- the LOC101214140 gene encoding solanesyl diphosphate synthase 1, chloroplastic: protein MSVICQSLDFGRHVLDYVACGCSSNTPLDPHTVRSHVKLSTKGRKRRHQARTLICSQRKVGQCRVFSTTKPETVLNDINGGPQPFLELRKEESRSPISSTSMFEVVADDLQKLNQNLLSMVGKENPALVSAAQRIFGAGGKRMRPALVFLVSRATAGLVGLEELTVEHRRLAEIIEMIHTASLIHDDVLDDSDMRRGKETLHQLYGTRVAVLAGDFMFAQSSWCLANLENLEVIKLISQVIKDFASGEIKQASSLFDCEVELEEYLIKSYYKTASLIAASTKGASIFSGVDRDTTEKMYEYGKNLGLSFQIVDDILDFTQSTKQLGKPAGTDLAKGNLTAPVIFALEREPKLKDIIESEFSEAGSLEEAIHLVKSSGGIERAMELARQKADLAIQNLQCLPPSAFRFALEDMVTFNLERID from the exons ATGTCTGTCATATGCCAGAGTCTTGATTTTGGAAGGCATGTTTTGGATTATGTTGCTTGTGGTTGTTCTTCCAACACTCCATTGGATCCACATACGGTTAGGAGTCATGTCAAACTGTCTACTAAGGGTAGAAAGAGGAGACACCAAGCTCGAACTTTGATTTGTTCCCAACGTAAGGTTGGGCAGTGCAGAGTGTTTTCAACTACGAAACCAGAAACTGTTTTAAATG ACATTAATGGTGGTCCTCAACCATTCTTGGAACTGAGGAAGGAGGAGTCCAGAAGCCCAATCTCGTCGACAAGTATGTTTGAAGTTGTAGCTGATGATCTCCAGAAGCTTAACCAAAATCTTCTGTCT ATGGTTGGTAAGGAGAACCCTGCCTTGGTATCTGCTGCTCAGCGGATATTTGGTGCCGGAGGAAAGAGGATGAGACCAGCTTTAGTATTCCTGGTGTCAAGAGCAACAGCCGGGTTGGTTGGGTTAGA GGAACTCACTGTGGAGCATAGGCGTTTGGCGGAGATCATTGAAATGATCCACACTGCAAGCTTGATACATGATGATGTCTTAGACGATAGTGATATGAGGAGAG GGAAGGAAACATTGCATCAATTATACGGTACCAGAGTGGCGGTGCTGGCTGGAGATTTCATGTTTGCACAGTCTTCATGGTGTCTTGCAAATCTTGAAAACCTCGAAGTCATTAAACTTATTAGTCAG GTCATTAAAGATTTTGCAAGTGGTGAAATAAAGCAGGCATCAAGCCTGTTTGATTGTGAAGTTGAACTGGAAGAATATTTGATCAAAAGCTATTATAAAACAGCTTCCTTGATTGCTGCTAGTACGAAAGGTGCTTCAATCTTTAGTGGGGTTGATCGTGATACGACTGAGAAGATGTATGAGTATGGAAAGAATCTCGGTCTCTCATTCCAAATTGTTGATGATATATTGGACTTTACACAATCAACAAAGCAGCTTGGGAAGCCAGCTGGCACTGATCTGGCAAAAGGAAATCTTACAGCCCCAGTTATATTTGCTCTGGAGAGAGAACCGAAATTGAAAGACATTATCGAATCAGAATTCAGTGAGGCAGGGTCTCTCGAAGAAGCCATCCACTTAGTCAAGAGCAGTGGTGGCATTGAAAGAGCAATGGAATTAGCTAGACAAAAGGCTGATCTTGCTATCCAAAACCTTCAATGCCTACCACCAAGTGCCTTTCGGTTCGCGCTCGAGGATATGGTAACATTTAATCTAGAACGAATcgattag
- the LOC101214382 gene encoding mitochondrial inner membrane protease subunit 1 isoform X1 codes for MGQWRSVVKEAIDRTVIIAKFLCLLHVTNNYICSPTLVYGPSMLPTLNLTGDVLLAEHVSHRVGRVGPGDVVLVRSPRNPRKMLTKRIVGVEGDKVNFYPDPANSNQYQSAVVPKGHVWIQGDNVYASRDSRHFGPVPYGLIEGKAFLRVWPPDCFGRLDQ; via the exons ATGGGACAGTGGAGAAGCGTAGTGAAGGAGGCAATCGATCGCACAGTCATTATAGCCAAATTCCTCTGCTTGCTTCATGTTACCAATAACTATATTTGTTCTCCCACTCTC GTGTACGGCCCCAGTATGCTCCCAACCTTGAATCTGACCGGCGATGTTCTTTTGGCTGAGCACGTGTCGCACCGAGTGGGCAGGGTTGGCCCCGGCGACGTTGTGCTGGTTCGCTCCCCTCGGAACCCGAGGAAGATGTTGACGAAGCGCATTGTGGGTGTCGAGGGTGATAAGGTCAATTTCTATCCGGACCCTGCCAATTCCAACCAGTATCAGTCGGCTGTG GTTCCAAAAGGGCATGTGTGGATTCAAGGAGATAATGTATATGCTTCTCGTGATTCGCGGCATTTCGGGCCTGTACCTTACGGTCTGATTGAAGGGAAAGCGTTTTTGAGA GTCTGGCCACCAGATTGTTTTGGACGATTGGATCAATGA